Proteins co-encoded in one Setaria viridis chromosome 9, Setaria_viridis_v4.0, whole genome shotgun sequence genomic window:
- the LOC117839240 gene encoding homeobox-leucine zipper protein HOX32, whose protein sequence is MAAAMVVGGGGKDRSSPGGGGAPQVDTGKYVRYTPEQVEALERVYSECPKPSSLRRQQLIRECPILSNIEPKQIKVWFQNRRCREKQRKEASRLQTVNRKLTAMNKLLMEENDRLQKQVSRLVYENGYMRQQLHNPSVATTDTSCESVVTSGQHHQQQNAAAPRPQRDANNPAGLLAIAEETLAEFLSKATGTAVDWVQMVGMKPGPDSIGIIAVSHNCSGVAARACGLVSLEPTKVAEILKDRPSWYRDCRCVDILHVIPTGNGGTIELIYMQTYAPTTLAAPRDFWTLRYTSGLEDGSLVICERSLTQSTGGPSGPNTPNFVRAEVLPSGYLIRPCEGGGSMIHIVDHVDLDAWSVPEVLRPLYESPKILAQKTTIAALRHIRQIAHESSGEMPYGGGRQPAVLRTFSQRLSRGFNDAVNGFPDDGWSLMSSDGAEDVTIAINSSPNKLVGSHVNSSQLFSAIGGGILCAKASMLLQNVPPALLVRFLREHRSEWADPGVDAYSAAALRASPYAVPGLRASGFMGSQVILPLAHTLEHEEFLEVIRLEGHSLCHDEVVLSRDMYLLQLCSGVDENAAGACAQLVFAPIDESFADDAPLLPSGFRVIPLDAKTDPPSGTRTLDLASTLEVGSGGTTRASSDASSTCNTRSVLTIAFQFSYENHLRESVAAMARQYVRTVVASVQRVAMAIAPSRLGGQLEMKQTPGSPEAHTLARWIGRSYRFHTGAELLRADTQCTDASLKALWQHSDSIMCCSLKAAPVFTFANQAGLDMLETTLIALQDISLEKILDDDGRKALCTEYPKIMQQGFAYLPGGVCVSSMGRPVSYEQAVAWKVLSDDDTPHCLAFMFVNWSFV, encoded by the exons atggcggcggcgatggtggtgggCGGGGGCGGCAAGGATCGCTCCTCgcctggcggcggtggggcgccgCAGGTGGACACGGGCAAGTACGTGCGCTACACCCCCGAGCAGGTCGAGGCGCTCGAGCGGGTCTACAGCGAGTGCCCCAAGCCCAGCTCGCTGCGCCGGCAGCAGCTCATCAGGGAGTGCCCCATACTCAGCAACATCGAGCCCAAGCAGATCAAGGTCTGGTTCCAGAACCGCAG ATGCCGCGAGAAGCAGCGGAAGGAGGCCTCGCGCCTGCAGACTGTGAACCGAAAGCTGACTGCGATGAACAAGCTGTTGATGGAGGAGAATGACAGGCTGCAGAAGCAGGTGTCCCGTCTCGTTTACGAGAATGGGTACATGCGGCAGCAGCTCCATAAT CCTTCTGTTGCGACTACAGACACGAGCTGTGAGTCTGTGGTCACAAGTGGTCAGCACCACCAACAGCAAAACGCAGCAGCTCCGCGTCCTCAAAGGGATGCAAATAACCCAGCTGG TCTACTCGCTATTGCTGAGGAGACCTTGGCAGAGTTCCTGTCGAAGGCGACGGGAACTGCTGTCGATTGGGTGCAAATGGTTGGGATGAAG CCTGGTCCGGATTCCATTGGAATCATCGCTGTTTCGCACAATTGTAGTGGCGTAGCAGCCCGAGCTTGCGGCCTAGTGAGCCTTGAGCCCACAAAG GTCGCAGAGATCCTTAAGGATCGCCCCTCTTGGTACCGCGACTGCCGGTGTGTGGATATCCTCCATGTTATCCCTACGGGTAATGGTGGAACTATCGAGCTTATCTACATGCAG ACTTATGCACCGACAACTTTGGCGGCACCACGCGACTTTTGGACTCTCCGTTACACTAGTGGTCTTGAAGATGGCAGTCTTGTG ATCTGTGAGAGGTCATTGACACAATCGACTGGAGGCCCATCAGGACCCAATACTCCGAATTTTGTAAGAGCCGAGGTGCTTCCTAGTGGCTATCTAATTCGACCATGTGAGGGAGGTGGCTCCATGATTCACATTGTGGATCACGTTGATTTAGAC GCTTGGAGTGTGCCTGAGGTCCTTCGACCACTTTATGAATCTCCAAAGATTCTCGCTCAGAAGACGACAATTGCT GCACTGCGTCACATTAGGCAAATTGCACATGAATCAAGTGGGGAAATGCCCTATGGAGGTGGCCGCCAGCCAGCAGTTTTGAGAACATTCAGTCAGAGGCTCAGCAG GGGATTCAATGATGCTGTCAATGGGTTTCCAGATGATGGTTGGTCACTGATGAGCAGTGATGGTGCTGAGGATGTTACCATTGCTATCAACTCCTCTCCAAACAAACTTGTTGGATCTCATgtgaactcctcccagctgtTCTCGGCAATTGGAGGTGGCATCTTATGCGCAAAGGCGTCAATGCTGCTACAG AACGTGCCACCTGCTCTACTAGTGCGATTTCTGAGGGAGCATCGCTCTGAATGGGCTGATCCTGGTGTTGATGCTTATTCTGCTGCTGCTCTGCGGGCTAGTCCATATGCAGTTCCTGGTCTCCGAGCTAGCGGTTTTATGGGCAGCCAGGTTATACTGCCACTTGCACACACCTTAGAACATGAAGAG TTCCTGGAGGTCATTAGGCTTGAGGGACACAGCCTATGCCATGATGAAGTTGTTCTATCAAGAGACATGTATCTTCTGCAG TTGTGCAGCGGCGTTGATGAAAATGCAGCTGGTGCATGTGCACAGCTTGTCTTTGCACCCATTGATGAATCTTTTGCTGATGACGCACCACTTCTACCCTCAGGCTTCCGTGTCATACCACTGGATGCTAAGACG GATCCACCGTCAGGCACACGCACACTTGACCTAGCATCTACTCTTGAGGTTGGATCCGGTGGGACTACTCGTGCTTCCAGTGATGCCTCCAGCACCTGCAACACAAGATCAGTCCTGACCATTGCTTTCCAGTTCTCATATGAGAACCACCTTCGAGAAAGCGTTGCGGCAATGGCTAGGCAATATGTCAGGACTGTGGTGGCATCAGTGCAGAGGGTGGCCATGGCCATAGCTCCCTCCCGTCTTGGTGGGCAGCTCGAAATGAAGCAAACTCCTGGATCTCCTGAGGCGCACACACTTGCAAGGTGGATCGGCAGGAGCTACAG GTTTCACACTGGAGCTGAACTACTTCGCGCTGACACCCAGTGCACAGATGCTTCCTTGAAAGCGCTCTGGCaacactccgactctatcatgTGCTGTTCCCTGAAG GCTGCTCCTGTGTTCACCTTCGCCAACCAAGCTGGCCTCGACATGCTGGAGACGACCCTGATTGCTCTCCAGGACATCTCACTGGAGAAGATCCTCGATGATGATGGCCGGAAGGCACTTTGCACCGAGTACCCCAAGATTATGCAGCAG GGCTTCGCATACCTCCCTGGCGGAGTCTGCGTGTCGAGCATGGGGCGGCCCGTGTCGTACGAGCAGGCGGTGGCGTGGAAGGTCCTGAGCGACGACGACACCCCGCACTGCCTTGCCTTCATGTTCGTGAACTGGTCCTTCGTGTGA
- the LOC117836269 gene encoding kxDL motif-containing protein LO9-177, whose translation MEKSPAAPAPAAAAEEVAARFRSLVDPDDVASIRQTQHLILGRLQDSNAVLTHFNEYSEQCFAEVSSDFASKTRLLKSMKADLEHIFTKLRAMKARLAATYPDAFPDGAMSKTIDQRPDLESPLD comes from the exons ATGGAgaagtcgccggcggcgcccgccccagcggcggccgcggaggaggtggcggcgcggttCAGGTCGCTGGTGGACCCTGACGACGTCGCCTCCATCAGGCAGACGCAGCACCTCAT ATTGGGGCGATTGCAAGATAGCAATGCAGTTCTCACACATTTTAATGAGTATTCCGAGCAATGCTTTGCAGAAGTGTCTAGCGATTTTGCTAGTAAAACTCGACTTCTCAAGTCCATGAAAGCTGATCTTGAGCATATTTTCACAAAGCTGAG AGCAATGAAAGCAAGGCTAGCGGCCACTTATCCGGACGCTTTCCCTGATGGTGCGATGTCAAAGACGATAGACCAAAGACCAGACCTTGAAAGTCCTCTGGATTAG